One genomic segment of Gottschalkia acidurici 9a includes these proteins:
- a CDS encoding ATP-binding protein, with protein MLKHMHEQEASYILESKKRCRNLGMDPNKLSVPQNIMSELELAKKKEAYKEILDIVISSGKKIIRSLKGTPILIGISDEKGYVLDTLEDETIKPMADKLSIKPGVQYIEEHVGTNVVTLTLEQDHPIQLIGTNHYHKHFHNSVCYGVPFHHLDNNKLSGTICIMTGAVLPNPFFLMILTAIVDTIGRELLLRKQRRRIDKQQELLYKFEEKQRELLEKDISMKDEFITLMTHEFKTPINVIYSAIQLIEHVHINKVPKDVRNLIGSIKLNTFRQLRLVNNLLDIIKLDSDQFKLNLKKIDIVFLTKLITESVKPYAEQKKINIYFKSTINSKNIMIDDEKYNRVILNLMSNAVKFTPEGESISVKIKENTNENTITVDVSDTGIGIPKEKYEKIFDQFEQVENILSRQVEGSGIGLAIVKMLIDIMEGEIQVDSELGVGSTFTITLPIKEGIVDEENQVCIDSGNGLANAIKVEFSDIYF; from the coding sequence ATGCTGAAACATATGCATGAACAAGAGGCAAGTTATATTTTAGAATCAAAAAAGAGGTGTAGGAACTTAGGGATGGATCCTAATAAGCTTAGTGTACCTCAAAATATTATGTCAGAATTGGAATTAGCTAAAAAGAAAGAAGCTTATAAAGAAATTTTAGATATTGTGATATCCTCTGGTAAAAAGATAATTAGATCATTAAAAGGTACTCCTATACTAATAGGTATTTCAGACGAAAAGGGGTATGTGTTAGATACTTTGGAAGATGAAACGATAAAGCCAATGGCAGATAAACTGTCAATTAAACCGGGTGTTCAATATATTGAAGAACATGTAGGCACAAATGTAGTTACATTAACACTTGAACAAGATCATCCTATACAGTTAATAGGAACTAATCACTATCATAAACACTTCCATAATAGTGTTTGTTATGGAGTTCCGTTTCATCACTTAGATAATAATAAATTATCGGGTACTATATGTATTATGACTGGAGCAGTACTACCGAATCCTTTTTTCTTGATGATACTGACTGCCATAGTGGATACAATAGGGCGTGAATTACTACTTAGAAAACAAAGACGTAGAATTGATAAGCAGCAGGAACTATTGTATAAATTTGAAGAAAAGCAAAGAGAGCTTCTTGAAAAAGACATTAGCATGAAAGACGAGTTCATAACACTTATGACTCATGAATTCAAAACTCCGATAAACGTTATTTATTCTGCTATCCAATTGATTGAACATGTACATATTAATAAGGTTCCTAAGGATGTTAGAAATCTTATAGGTAGCATAAAACTGAATACATTTAGACAATTGCGCCTTGTAAATAATTTACTAGATATTATCAAACTAGACTCAGATCAGTTTAAATTAAATTTGAAGAAGATAGATATTGTATTTTTAACAAAACTAATAACAGAATCTGTAAAACCATATGCGGAGCAGAAGAAAATTAATATATACTTTAAATCTACTATCAATAGTAAGAATATCATGATAGATGATGAGAAGTATAATCGTGTAATTTTAAATCTTATGTCAAATGCTGTGAAATTTACACCTGAGGGTGAAAGTATAAGTGTAAAGATTAAAGAAAACACAAATGAAAATACAATAACTGTTGATGTAAGTGATACTGGTATAGGAATTCCAAAGGAAAAGTATGAGAAGATTTTTGATCAATTTGAACAGGTTGAAAATATTCTTTCTAGACAAGTTGAAGGAAGTGGTATTGGACTAGCTATTGTAAAGATGCTAATAGATATTATGGAGGGAGAAATACAAGTAGATAGTGAACTAGGTGTTGGAAGCACGTTTACTATAACATTGCCAATAAAAGAAGGTATAGTTGATGAAGAAAATCAAGTCTGTATAGACTCTGGAAATGGACTAGCGAATGCCATTAAAGTGGAATTTTCCGATATTTACTTTTGA
- a CDS encoding TetR/AcrR family transcriptional regulator has translation MDRSSKNYREKILLSAQEIALKQGITNIDIRSVAKNCGIASGTVYNYFPSKGDLLVAVIESFWEDAFSNIECKHFTHSSFYINLERMYSILNEYLKKFKENWLEELSFLKTHEKQLGKQKQSEYFKIITNRIMAMMDMDDDLRTYPWSEGISKEKMAEFIFDNMFIKLRKGEPDISFFIIVIKKILAY, from the coding sequence ATGGATAGAAGTAGTAAAAATTATAGAGAAAAAATACTATTATCAGCCCAAGAAATTGCTTTAAAGCAAGGTATAACAAATATTGATATTCGTTCTGTTGCAAAAAATTGCGGTATTGCATCTGGAACAGTATATAACTATTTTCCTTCAAAGGGAGATTTACTTGTTGCAGTTATTGAGAGTTTTTGGGAGGATGCCTTTAGTAATATTGAATGTAAGCATTTTACGCATAGTAGTTTTTATATCAACTTAGAGAGAATGTACAGCATCCTAAATGAATATCTGAAAAAATTCAAAGAAAACTGGTTAGAGGAGCTTTCATTTTTAAAGACTCATGAAAAGCAACTTGGTAAGCAAAAGCAAAGTGAATATTTTAAAATAATTACCAATAGAATTATGGCTATGATGGATATGGATGATGATTTAAGAACTTATCCATGGAGTGAGGGAATTTCAAAAGAAAAAATGGCAGAGTTTATCTTTGACAACATGTTTATTAAGCTTCGAAAAGGTGAACCAGATATAAGTTTCTTTATTATTGTTATAAAAAAAATATTAGCTTATTAA
- a CDS encoding HsmA family protein, which translates to MIIYAIVTITLALALYTIGVWSEKIQGKLKKWHLGVFYLGLVFDTIGTVIMSKIASGGFKINFHGVTGLLAIILMLFHALWATVVLIKNDEKAKADFHKLSIVVWIIWLIPFISGAIFGMVK; encoded by the coding sequence ATGATAATATATGCAATAGTAACAATTACATTGGCTCTTGCACTATATACTATAGGTGTATGGAGTGAAAAAATACAGGGTAAATTAAAGAAGTGGCATTTAGGTGTATTTTATCTAGGATTAGTATTTGATACTATAGGAACAGTAATAATGAGTAAGATTGCATCAGGTGGATTTAAAATTAATTTTCATGGTGTCACAGGACTGTTAGCAATTATTCTAATGCTATTTCATGCACTTTGGGCAACCGTGGTATTAATTAAGAATGATGAAAAAGCTAAGGCAGATTTCCATAAGTTAAGTATTGTTGTTTGGATCATATGGTTAATACCTTTTATTTCAGGTGCTATATTCGGTATGGTTAAATAG
- a CDS encoding YitT family protein produces MFKRQSAILKNIGLILMGNTLYALAVTSFILPNGLITGGTTGLALLFYHEMSIPISVFVSIFNIIMFVLGAMMLGRKFALTTLISTFFYPFILGVFQNVFWLQDFTSDKLLSAIYAGILIGFSIGIVIKAEASTGGMSIPPIILNKKFGVSISLSMYVFDFLILISQIIFASKEQVLYGLLLVIIYTIVLDKVLLLGRSRTQVKIISKKYEEINEIITHHLDRGSTLIHAETGYCRDENLVVLTVVSSRELPKLNKLVTSIDPNAFMIISQVNEVKGRGFTIDKLYK; encoded by the coding sequence ATGTTTAAGAGACAATCAGCAATCTTAAAAAATATAGGATTGATTCTTATGGGTAATACCCTTTATGCCTTGGCAGTTACCTCTTTTATTCTTCCAAATGGTCTGATTACTGGAGGAACTACAGGATTAGCATTATTATTTTATCATGAAATGAGTATTCCTATTTCAGTATTTGTTTCAATTTTCAATATTATAATGTTTGTTTTGGGAGCAATGATGCTCGGTAGAAAGTTTGCACTTACCACATTGATAAGTACATTCTTTTATCCCTTTATTCTAGGTGTTTTTCAAAACGTTTTTTGGCTTCAGGACTTTACATCTGATAAACTACTTTCAGCTATTTATGCTGGTATTCTGATTGGTTTCAGCATAGGCATTGTAATTAAAGCAGAGGCTTCTACTGGCGGTATGAGTATACCTCCCATTATACTTAATAAGAAATTTGGAGTTTCAATTTCACTCTCGATGTATGTATTTGACTTCCTTATTCTAATATCACAAATTATTTTTGCAAGCAAAGAGCAAGTACTGTATGGACTTTTATTAGTTATTATTTATACTATTGTATTAGATAAAGTACTTCTATTAGGAAGATCGCGTACGCAAGTAAAAATAATTAGTAAAAAGTATGAGGAAATTAATGAGATAATTACACATCATCTTGATAGGGGATCCACTTTAATTCATGCTGAGACAGGATATTGTCGTGATGAAAACCTAGTTGTTCTTACAGTAGTCTCAAGTCGTGAATTACCTAAACTAAATAAACTTGTTACTTCTATAGATCCTAATGCTTTTATGATTATTAGCCAAGTGAATGAGGTAAAAGGACGTGGCTTTACTATAGACAAGTTATATAAGTAA
- a CDS encoding type II toxin-antitoxin system PemK/MazF family toxin has translation MGRFVKGDVVVVPFPFSDLSQSKKRPALVLVDLNGDDLILSQITSQNIYDNYSIKIETDDFGEGSLNRTSNIRPNKIFTADEDIVLYKI, from the coding sequence GTGGGCAGATTTGTAAAAGGTGATGTTGTAGTAGTTCCTTTTCCATTCTCAGATTTATCTCAGTCTAAAAAGAGACCAGCACTAGTGCTAGTGGACTTAAATGGCGATGACCTAATACTATCTCAAATAACAAGTCAAAATATATATGATAATTATTCAATAAAAATAGAAACTGATGATTTTGGCGAAGGCTCACTAAATAGAACAAGTAACATCAGACCTAATAAAATATTTACAGCTGATGAAGATATTGTTTTATATAAGATTTGA
- the dcm gene encoding DNA (cytosine-5-)-methyltransferase, whose protein sequence is MLDKEKIRDIMEKKGIKTQVELSEKMGITKNQLSVILSEKFDPIKSNVRTLCEVLEVNIQEILSNENQAIQNKNQVKQLTMDINDIQFIDTSTIKPTRNFTGIELFAGAGGLALGLEKAGFRTLGLVEIDRFASETLRKNRPHWNVIEKDIVKVSEDGIRKYIDNDIEIDLLSGGYPCQTFSYAGNKKGLEDTRGTMFYYYAQILDQLKPKVFLAENVKGLVSHDNGRTLQTMIDVFSELGYKIQWKVLKALDYGVAQKRERIVIVGIRKDIDIEYKFPKPYEYKPVLKDALKDVPISDGAKYPSKKKAVLDLVPPGGYWRDLPEEIAKEYMGKSYYSGGGRTGMARRISWDEPCLTLTCSPAQKQTERCHPDETRPFRVREYARIQSFPDEWEFHGSTNQQYKQIGNAVPVELAKAVGLSIIDFLNKI, encoded by the coding sequence GTGCTGGATAAAGAAAAAATACGAGACATAATGGAGAAAAAAGGTATAAAGACACAAGTAGAATTATCAGAAAAGATGGGAATAACTAAAAATCAATTATCTGTTATATTATCAGAAAAATTTGATCCAATAAAAAGCAACGTAAGAACCTTATGTGAAGTATTAGAAGTAAATATACAAGAGATATTAAGTAATGAGAATCAAGCTATCCAAAATAAGAACCAAGTCAAGCAACTAACGATGGATATTAATGACATACAATTTATTGATACTTCAACAATTAAGCCTACTAGAAATTTCACAGGAATAGAATTATTTGCTGGTGCTGGTGGACTTGCCTTAGGTTTAGAAAAAGCAGGATTTAGAACACTTGGACTAGTTGAAATTGATAGATTTGCTAGTGAAACACTTAGAAAAAATAGACCACACTGGAATGTTATAGAAAAAGATATAGTAAAGGTTTCAGAAGATGGAATAAGGAAATACATAGATAATGATATAGAAATTGATTTATTATCGGGAGGATATCCTTGTCAAACTTTTAGTTACGCAGGAAATAAGAAAGGATTAGAGGATACTAGAGGAACAATGTTTTACTATTATGCTCAGATTTTAGATCAACTAAAACCTAAGGTGTTTTTAGCAGAGAATGTAAAAGGATTAGTATCACATGATAATGGAAGAACATTACAAACTATGATTGATGTTTTTAGTGAACTAGGGTATAAAATACAATGGAAAGTTCTAAAAGCATTAGATTATGGAGTTGCTCAAAAGCGTGAAAGAATAGTTATTGTAGGTATAAGAAAAGATATAGATATAGAGTATAAGTTCCCTAAACCATATGAGTATAAACCTGTACTTAAAGACGCTTTAAAAGATGTGCCAATTTCTGATGGTGCTAAGTATCCAAGCAAAAAGAAAGCTGTGCTAGACTTAGTTCCACCGGGAGGTTATTGGAGAGACTTACCAGAAGAGATTGCTAAAGAGTATATGGGAAAGAGTTATTACTCAGGGGGAGGTAGAACTGGAATGGCAAGAAGGATTTCATGGGATGAACCTTGTCTAACATTAACGTGTAGTCCAGCTCAAAAGCAAACTGAAAGATGTCATCCTGATGAAACACGACCATTTAGGGTAAGAGAATATGCTCGTATTCAAAGCTTTCCAGATGAATGGGAGTTTCACGGATCAACTAATCAACAATATAAACAGATAGGTAATGCTGTTCCTGTAGAATTAGCAAAAGCAGTAGGATTATCTATAATAGACTTTTTAAATAAAATCTAA
- a CDS encoding Eco47II family restriction endonuclease produces MNLVSFLDDTHLFNCLIDLHKTYVSCKNNMTLSKFYKNKIDPIKLQFDMTFNNLNLEEYINLEVTRQNDKTISNAIGHFHQELLGGISGLESLGVGGGCDIRSLDNTIFAEIKNKHNTMNSSSQESTYQKLIKFADEYPNATCYLVEIIATQSQDIQWQGTFNGTYYSHPKVRRISADRFYALVTGKQNAFYELCSAIPKATQILLSNIAQQNNDVLNQNAVLSSLIQRSNNNNVDILTQIMKDNFTNYYGF; encoded by the coding sequence ATGAATTTGGTTTCATTTTTAGATGATACTCATCTATTTAACTGTCTTATTGACTTGCATAAAACTTATGTTAGTTGTAAAAACAATATGACTCTTTCAAAATTTTATAAAAACAAGATTGACCCTATAAAGTTACAATTTGATATGACTTTTAATAATCTGAATTTAGAGGAGTATATAAATCTAGAAGTTACACGACAAAATGATAAAACTATTAGCAATGCAATCGGACACTTTCATCAAGAGTTATTAGGGGGAATTTCTGGATTGGAAAGTTTAGGAGTAGGTGGAGGTTGTGATATAAGAAGTTTAGATAATACAATTTTTGCAGAGATTAAAAATAAACATAATACTATGAATAGTAGTTCTCAAGAGTCGACATACCAGAAACTTATCAAGTTTGCAGATGAGTATCCTAATGCTACTTGCTATTTAGTAGAAATTATAGCCACCCAAAGCCAAGATATACAATGGCAAGGAACTTTTAACGGTACATATTATAGTCACCCTAAAGTGCGTAGAATCTCTGCTGATAGATTTTATGCATTAGTAACTGGTAAGCAAAATGCTTTTTATGAGTTGTGTTCCGCTATTCCAAAAGCAACACAAATACTTCTATCTAATATTGCTCAACAAAATAACGATGTTCTTAATCAGAATGCTGTTTTAAGTTCACTTATTCAAAGATCAAATAATAATAATGTAGATATTCTTACTCAAATTATGAAAGATAATTTTACTAATTACTATGGATTTTAA
- a CDS encoding cold shock domain-containing protein, with protein MRGRVKKFERGLGVIISENKKEIPVHFVNIEMKGFKSLTVGQLVEYNIGEYYGKETAINVKVIDEYITPGMEINPKITHDVEDKGYWCKKGSKLEEEFVKEIVPKLKTNIIINPEKVKNPKVIDLLNLDLNRKADLKTQETPFFTAYRYGYNPQYTVTFNHKDYINYKKNYPNVIIYWWVNWKQLSLRKFSVDPLYGVWEIEFKFMLEKIQKGEAPLHKYKQRVDDPINATESYLFDLNSFRRLL; from the coding sequence ATGAGGGGAAGAGTAAAAAAATTTGAAAGAGGGCTTGGAGTTATTATTAGTGAAAATAAAAAAGAAATACCTGTACATTTTGTTAATATTGAAATGAAAGGATTTAAAAGTCTAACAGTAGGTCAGCTTGTTGAATATAATATCGGAGAATATTATGGAAAAGAAACAGCTATTAATGTTAAAGTAATAGATGAATATATTACTCCTGGAATGGAAATAAATCCGAAAATCACACATGATGTAGAGGACAAAGGATATTGGTGTAAAAAGGGCAGTAAATTGGAAGAAGAGTTTGTTAAAGAAATTGTTCCTAAATTGAAAACAAATATTATTATAAATCCAGAAAAAGTTAAAAATCCTAAGGTTATAGATTTATTAAATTTAGATTTAAACAGGAAAGCTGATCTAAAAACACAAGAAACCCCTTTTTTTACAGCCTATAGATATGGATATAATCCGCAATATACAGTTACATTTAATCATAAAGATTATATAAATTATAAAAAAAATTATCCAAATGTAATAATATACTGGTGGGTTAATTGGAAGCAATTGAGCTTGAGAAAATTTAGTGTTGATCCGTTATATGGTGTATGGGAAATTGAATTCAAATTTATGTTAGAAAAAATACAAAAGGGAGAAGCTCCTTTACATAAGTATAAACAAAGAGTAGATGACCCAATTAATGCTACAGAAAGCTATTTGTTTGATTTAAATTCATTTAGAAGATTACTATAA
- a CDS encoding alkaline phosphatase family protein, producing MINDRIKLAITFVLLITSFEMLSTTTLASEQNESRISEYKPQNLRNDLDEEKVDNYVLYINLDGFSYRYYEIANDTTYKGTKNINSLLKDGVLFKNTITGIPSITASMNQSIVSGAWSIDTGNCYRYYDLEKDQVIQYDRDNVLENIAEAAYKNNIKLAAVNAWYFENRGAIAGDKDRLYIQASDSRSSKERFDILEKIIRGEKVWSGSNYIEYKAPPQFMSIYVDDLDTIGHNFHNTYSDTGRAKNINELRNLLVERLIKLDEEIGKIVEALKDRKIYDRTTIVITSDHGMVAYGSDEVDNNLHPATYSSMPDLIDTISNVGQKFIGKNYKVEMVNTGEAKASADTDIILTTVGLQVQVKFREKISRKVLEEIVNSVKYKAYYGTHMYQEDLIKRGTPAKFADLLISPKQPYHFKHNFQSAYNVMGQHDSLDEDAQRVFTMISGANVKHDIIYDEQIYNISMTPLMARLLGFEGPNNATARVIDEVLVDKYKGPILEIINFNGNEKVVGQDTVEIKLKTEKNALVKIKDKVIGNADINGTFNTFTKLSLGLNRLIVQVELGNKQTRKELFVIYVESNENINSHQDNNYHHL from the coding sequence TTGATAAACGATAGAATAAAACTAGCAATTACTTTCGTTTTGTTAATAACATCATTTGAAATGTTAAGTACTACTACCTTGGCTAGTGAACAAAATGAATCCCGTATATCAGAATATAAACCCCAAAATCTACGTAATGATTTAGATGAAGAAAAAGTAGATAATTATGTACTATATATTAATTTAGATGGCTTTAGCTATAGGTATTATGAAATAGCAAACGATACAACTTATAAAGGAACTAAAAATATAAATTCATTATTAAAAGATGGAGTACTGTTTAAAAATACGATAACAGGCATACCTAGTATTACTGCATCTATGAATCAATCAATCGTTTCTGGAGCATGGTCGATAGACACAGGTAATTGCTATAGATATTATGATTTAGAAAAAGATCAAGTTATTCAATATGACAGAGATAACGTTCTAGAAAATATAGCAGAAGCAGCATATAAAAATAACATTAAATTAGCGGCTGTAAATGCTTGGTATTTTGAAAATCGTGGAGCAATCGCTGGAGATAAAGATAGATTATATATTCAAGCTTCTGATTCGAGAAGTTCAAAAGAGAGATTTGATATATTAGAAAAAATTATTAGAGGAGAGAAAGTATGGTCAGGTAGTAACTATATTGAGTATAAAGCTCCACCACAATTCATGTCAATATATGTTGATGACCTAGACACTATAGGTCACAACTTTCATAATACATATAGTGATACTGGAAGAGCAAAAAACATAAATGAGCTCAGGAACTTATTAGTAGAGAGATTAATAAAATTAGATGAAGAGATAGGAAAGATTGTAGAAGCTCTTAAAGATAGAAAAATATATGATAGAACCACAATTGTAATAACTAGTGATCATGGAATGGTAGCTTATGGTTCGGATGAGGTAGATAATAATTTACACCCAGCTACTTATAGTAGCATGCCTGATTTGATTGATACTATATCTAATGTGGGACAGAAGTTTATAGGAAAAAATTACAAGGTTGAAATGGTAAATACCGGGGAGGCAAAAGCTTCCGCAGATACTGATATAATACTAACTACGGTAGGACTTCAAGTACAAGTTAAGTTTAGAGAAAAGATATCTAGAAAAGTATTAGAGGAGATTGTTAATAGTGTAAAATATAAAGCTTATTACGGTACCCATATGTATCAAGAGGACTTAATAAAACGTGGAACACCTGCTAAATTTGCAGACCTGCTTATTTCCCCAAAGCAACCATATCATTTTAAGCATAATTTTCAGAGCGCATATAATGTTATGGGGCAACATGACTCATTAGATGAAGATGCTCAGAGGGTATTCACTATGATTTCAGGTGCAAATGTTAAACATGATATAATTTATGATGAACAAATCTACAATATAAGTATGACTCCATTAATGGCAAGATTATTAGGATTTGAGGGTCCTAACAATGCAACAGCCAGGGTTATAGATGAAGTTTTAGTAGATAAATACAAAGGTCCTATACTAGAAATTATAAACTTTAATGGCAATGAAAAAGTAGTTGGGCAAGATACTGTTGAGATTAAATTAAAAACGGAAAAAAATGCTCTGGTAAAGATTAAAGATAAAGTAATAGGTAATGCTGATATTAATGGTACATTTAACACATTCACAAAGCTTTCTTTAGGATTAAATAGATTAATCGTGCAAGTTGAATTAGGGAATAAACAAACTAGAAAAGAACTTTTTGTAATATATGTTGAATCTAATGAGAACATAAATTCTCATCAGGACAACAACTACCACCACTTATAG
- a CDS encoding TOBE domain-containing protein, giving the protein MNSYYYPNSNVHFNPNLIYGSYPYPIHPNVYQRNDKGTRCDVKISARNQLTGKVVDIEEGAVNARVVIDVGCNNLITSIITMASLRDLEITLGKTVTAFVKSSDVMIMTKTCE; this is encoded by the coding sequence ATGAATTCATACTATTATCCAAATAGTAATGTACACTTTAACCCAAATTTAATCTATGGATCATATCCATATCCAATACACCCTAATGTATATCAGAGAAATGATAAGGGGACTCGTTGTGATGTTAAAATTAGCGCAAGAAATCAATTAACAGGAAAAGTAGTTGATATAGAAGAAGGAGCTGTTAATGCAAGAGTAGTTATTGACGTTGGATGTAATAATCTTATAACTTCTATCATTACAATGGCTTCTTTAAGAGATTTAGAAATCACTTTAGGTAAAACAGTTACTGCATTTGTAAAGTCATCAGATGTAATGATCATGACGAAAACTTGTGAATAG
- a CDS encoding LytR/AlgR family response regulator transcription factor yields MIKIVICEDEKEQQELLRLYIVQIFEGLYVEYNLEIFNSGEELLESYPKGTDVLLLDIQMEQINGIDTARKIRELDDKVEIIFITSLIEYALEGYEVRAYRYLIKPIKYDDLKNNIINCIKEIDIKNKYIIINEQGNRIKLDINEITYTEVQKENLTIHTLDQIYKIKGTMNNIEKEINCCRFFRCHKSYLINLEYIKSIKQYVAILENKEEVPISRYRFKATKDKFFDLIEEKLC; encoded by the coding sequence TTGATAAAAATAGTAATATGTGAAGATGAAAAAGAGCAACAAGAGTTATTGAGACTATATATAGTTCAAATATTTGAGGGATTATATGTTGAATATAATTTAGAAATATTTAACTCAGGAGAAGAATTACTAGAAAGCTATCCAAAAGGTACGGATGTACTTTTATTAGATATACAAATGGAACAAATAAATGGAATAGATACAGCAAGAAAAATTAGGGAACTAGACGACAAAGTAGAGATAATCTTTATTACATCATTAATAGAATATGCACTAGAAGGTTATGAAGTAAGAGCTTATAGATATTTAATAAAACCAATAAAATACGATGATTTAAAAAATAATATAATAAATTGTATAAAGGAAATAGATATAAAAAATAAGTACATTATTATAAATGAACAAGGAAATAGAATTAAGTTAGATATAAATGAAATAACTTACACAGAAGTTCAAAAAGAAAACCTAACAATACATACCCTAGATCAGATATATAAAATAAAAGGTACAATGAATAATATTGAAAAAGAAATAAACTGTTGTAGATTTTTCAGATGCCATAAAAGTTATTTAATAAACTTAGAATACATAAAGAGCATAAAACAATATGTTGCTATACTTGAAAATAAAGAGGAAGTACCCATAAGTAGATATAGATTTAAAGCTACAAAAGATAAATTTTTCGACTTAATTGAGGAAAAGTTATGTTAG
- a CDS encoding sensor histidine kinase — MIVKNKIDFYHVSDMLKFSGMVKNTFPYLLLIVNVLLILMFLNAIKSAQKKAESEFVNEKLDMQYKYYLMVKESQEKMKQVYHDMNNHIQNIKYLKNSSGDVDKYINNIEDQVKENRNIYNTGNVLLDIILYEKSKICRENNIDFNVGIDFSKCEFIEMIDISSIFSNLIDNAIEACDKICDNKVEKYINIKSTFIKGYYVIRCENSKINKIIIKNNRIFTSKKDKFFHGIGIDSIKSSIKKYNGELKIKDSEYKFIATVHIPIE; from the coding sequence ATGATAGTTAAAAATAAAATAGATTTTTATCATGTTTCAGATATGCTTAAGTTTTCGGGAATGGTCAAAAATACATTTCCATACCTTTTATTAATAGTTAATGTATTATTAATACTGATGTTTTTAAACGCTATAAAATCAGCACAAAAAAAAGCTGAATCAGAATTTGTAAATGAAAAGTTAGATATGCAGTATAAGTATTATTTAATGGTTAAAGAATCACAAGAGAAAATGAAACAAGTTTATCATGATATGAATAACCATATACAAAATATAAAATATTTAAAAAATAGTAGTGGAGATGTAGATAAATATATTAATAACATAGAAGATCAAGTTAAAGAAAATAGAAATATTTATAATACAGGAAATGTACTTTTAGATATTATATTATATGAAAAAAGTAAAATTTGTAGGGAAAATAATATAGACTTTAATGTAGGCATAGATTTTAGTAAATGTGAGTTTATTGAGATGATAGATATAAGTAGTATTTTTTCAAATCTAATAGATAATGCAATTGAAGCCTGTGATAAAATTTGCGATAATAAGGTAGAAAAATACATAAATATAAAAAGTACTTTTATAAAGGGATACTATGTAATTAGATGTGAGAACAGCAAAATCAATAAAATAATAATTAAAAATAATAGGATTTTTACCTCTAAAAAAGATAAATTCTTTCATGGAATAGGCATAGATAGTATAAAATCTTCAATAAAAAAATATAATGGAGAATTAAAAATAAAAGATAGTGAGTATAAATTTATAGCTACTGTTCATATACCAATTGAATAA